The following proteins are encoded in a genomic region of Tenacibaculum sp. 190524A05c:
- a CDS encoding GLPGLI family protein yields MKSLVTYLFIFFSVACFAQKDFYGKAVYQSKTSFDLEQWNNREMSEQQKKRIMERMKNMLEKKYVLQFNKSASIYKEEEKLEAPGRGGGFRFGGFSAELQYKSITDKKFLEEREFFGKKFLIEDTSEMPQWEMTGETKQIGNYVCYKATMLKKTDEFDWQNMRRRGRGRGRNRDGGKEEKKKDTANVKKVTEDIEMPKEVLVTAWYTPQIPVSNGPGEYWGLPGLILEINSGKTTILCTQIVLNPKERIEIEAPTKGDKVSRDEYNKIVKKKMEEMRDMWRGRRGRNSRR; encoded by the coding sequence ATGAAATCACTTGTAACCTATTTGTTTATTTTCTTTTCAGTAGCCTGTTTTGCTCAAAAAGATTTTTATGGGAAAGCAGTTTACCAATCTAAAACTTCGTTCGACTTAGAGCAGTGGAATAACCGCGAAATGTCTGAACAACAAAAGAAGAGAATTATGGAGCGTATGAAGAATATGCTAGAGAAAAAATATGTTCTTCAGTTTAACAAAAGCGCATCAATTTATAAAGAAGAAGAAAAATTAGAAGCTCCAGGAAGAGGAGGCGGATTCAGATTTGGAGGTTTTTCAGCTGAATTACAATACAAAAGCATTACGGATAAAAAGTTCTTAGAAGAACGTGAGTTTTTTGGAAAGAAGTTTTTAATTGAAGATACTTCTGAAATGCCACAATGGGAAATGACTGGAGAAACTAAACAAATAGGAAACTATGTTTGTTATAAGGCAACAATGTTAAAGAAGACTGATGAATTCGATTGGCAAAATATGCGAAGAAGAGGAAGAGGTCGCGGTAGAAATCGAGATGGTGGTAAAGAAGAAAAAAAGAAAGATACTGCCAACGTTAAGAAAGTTACTGAAGATATTGAAATGCCAAAGGAAGTTCTTGTTACAGCATGGTATACACCTCAAATTCCGGTAAGTAATGGTCCAGGAGAATACTGGGGGTTACCAGGTCTTATTTTAGAAATAAATTCAGGAAAGACAACTATTTTATGTACACAAATTGTACTTAATCCTAAAGAAAGAATTGAAATCGAAGCTCCAACTAAAGGCGATAAAGTTTCCAGAGACGAATACAATAAAATTGTAAAGAAAAAAATGGAAGAAATGCGTGATATGTGGAGAGGAAGAAGAGGACGAAATTCTAGACGTTAG
- a CDS encoding TonB-dependent receptor, whose translation MKQILLLAIILIASHTSAQIKLSGVVKDDSGNKLEMANMIAINQQTKKIDSYGFTDAFGNYKLNLNKNANYIIKASYVGMKTGEILISTKETDIKKDIVLTFDNTLDEVEIVSKMPVTVKGDTIVYNADSFKSGTEKKLGDVLKKLPGVEVNDEGEIQVEGKTVSKVMVEGKDFFDGDSKLATKNIPANAIDKVQVLKNHSEVRQMSSVTDNEDNIVINLKLKEGKKNFWFGEVSAGIGMATDDTRYIVHPKLFYYSPKYSLNLITDFNNIGEVPFTRRDYFKFTGGFRGGGGRGTGFNVASSDIGFLTLRNNRAKEIESRFGALNFSYSPKKNWDLSGFAIYSGSDTDLEENTVRNYLNPDENNPQSIATETTQSITKQQSDLGLIKLSSSYKANADNQFDYDVFAKISDQSETQLLTSNRTTIDGTFTSIPINQLTSQNPYSINQNLNYYYTLNDNNIFAFEAQHLWQNEDPFYNAQLAQLSFFNQLGLTNQSLFDVSQNKRVKTNKLDAKLDYFYVINSKSNLNLTLGTTVSNQQFNSDVFQVLDNGDQTNINNPNAINDVEYTFDDYYAGLHYKFITGIFTFNQGVTAHKYAAVNTQLGSVFDNSFTKILPDASIKVALKKSETLRLNYSQQVSFTDINRVAESFVFNNYNRLYSGNRELESSLSHNVNLSYFSFNMFNYTNVFASVNYSKLIDAVKGATVFSGVDQVSSSINSAFPDETISANANFQKSYRKFKVTLGGNLAYSVSNNLFFSGQTGQNENRESNSLTQSYRTRFSTNFREFPNFDVGYNVSINKYDQGGIVNTFTTHSPFINFDTFITDDLVFNTSYTYNNFRNQSTTLNDYSFWDADLTYQKGDSKWEYKIKATNLLNTKSLNQDDSNTIFNSSSVYIVQPRFVTFNITYNL comes from the coding sequence ATGAAACAAATATTACTATTGGCGATTATTTTAATCGCTAGCCATACTAGTGCCCAAATTAAACTATCCGGAGTGGTAAAAGATGATAGTGGAAACAAGTTAGAAATGGCTAATATGATTGCTATTAATCAGCAAACTAAAAAAATAGATTCTTATGGATTTACCGATGCTTTTGGTAATTATAAGTTGAATCTGAATAAAAATGCCAACTATATAATCAAGGCGAGTTATGTAGGAATGAAAACAGGAGAAATTCTAATTTCTACAAAAGAAACGGATATTAAAAAAGACATTGTTTTAACTTTTGATAACACGTTAGATGAAGTTGAAATTGTTTCAAAAATGCCTGTAACGGTAAAAGGAGATACGATTGTTTATAATGCAGATTCGTTTAAAAGCGGAACCGAAAAAAAATTAGGTGATGTTTTGAAGAAACTTCCTGGAGTAGAGGTGAATGATGAAGGGGAAATTCAAGTTGAAGGAAAAACGGTTAGTAAAGTAATGGTTGAAGGTAAAGATTTTTTCGATGGTGATTCTAAATTGGCAACAAAGAATATTCCAGCTAATGCGATTGATAAGGTTCAAGTATTAAAAAATCACAGTGAAGTACGTCAAATGAGCAGTGTAACTGATAATGAAGATAATATTGTAATCAATTTAAAGCTTAAAGAAGGAAAGAAAAACTTTTGGTTTGGAGAGGTTTCAGCAGGTATAGGAATGGCTACTGATGATACACGATATATTGTTCATCCGAAACTCTTCTATTACAGTCCAAAGTATAGTTTAAATCTAATTACCGATTTTAATAACATTGGTGAAGTTCCGTTTACTCGACGTGATTACTTTAAGTTCACTGGAGGTTTCCGAGGCGGTGGAGGAAGAGGTACGGGGTTTAATGTGGCTTCTTCAGATATTGGTTTTTTAACTTTAAGAAATAATAGAGCCAAAGAAATTGAATCTCGTTTTGGAGCATTAAATTTTAGTTATTCTCCAAAGAAGAATTGGGATTTAAGCGGATTTGCAATTTATTCAGGATCTGATACTGATTTAGAGGAAAATACAGTGCGAAATTATTTGAATCCAGATGAGAATAATCCACAATCGATAGCAACAGAAACAACACAGAGTATTACCAAACAGCAAAGTGACTTAGGTTTAATTAAATTGAGCTCAAGTTACAAAGCCAATGCAGATAATCAGTTTGACTATGATGTTTTTGCTAAAATTTCTGATCAGAGTGAAACCCAATTATTAACCTCTAATCGTACAACAATTGACGGAACATTTACATCAATACCAATTAATCAATTAACTAGTCAGAATCCGTATTCTATTAATCAAAATTTGAATTATTACTATACGTTAAACGATAATAACATTTTCGCGTTTGAAGCTCAACATTTATGGCAAAATGAAGATCCGTTTTACAATGCGCAATTGGCTCAATTATCTTTCTTTAATCAGTTAGGATTAACAAATCAATCGTTATTTGATGTATCACAAAACAAACGAGTAAAAACTAATAAACTAGATGCGAAATTGGATTACTTCTATGTAATCAATTCTAAAAGTAATTTGAATCTTACGTTAGGTACAACAGTTAGTAATCAACAGTTCAATTCCGATGTATTCCAGGTGTTAGATAATGGGGATCAAACAAACATTAATAATCCAAATGCAATTAATGATGTAGAATATACTTTTGATGATTACTATGCTGGATTACATTACAAGTTTATTACAGGAATCTTTACTTTTAATCAAGGTGTAACGGCACACAAATATGCTGCTGTAAATACACAATTAGGAAGTGTTTTTGATAATAGTTTTACTAAGATTCTACCAGATGCTTCTATAAAGGTAGCCTTAAAAAAATCTGAAACGTTACGATTAAACTATAGTCAGCAAGTTAGTTTTACGGATATTAATAGAGTAGCGGAAAGTTTTGTATTTAATAATTACAACCGTTTGTATAGTGGTAATAGAGAATTGGAAAGTTCACTATCACACAATGTAAATTTAAGTTACTTTAGTTTTAATATGTTTAATTACACAAACGTTTTTGCAAGTGTAAATTATAGTAAACTTATTGATGCTGTTAAAGGAGCGACAGTATTTAGTGGAGTAGATCAAGTTTCTAGTTCAATTAACTCTGCTTTTCCTGATGAAACAATTTCTGCTAATGCTAATTTCCAAAAGAGTTATAGAAAATTTAAAGTTACCTTAGGAGGGAATTTAGCCTATTCGGTATCAAATAACTTATTCTTTTCTGGACAAACAGGACAGAATGAAAATAGAGAGTCAAACTCTTTAACACAATCATATAGAACAAGGTTTAGTACAAACTTTAGAGAATTTCCAAATTTTGATGTAGGTTATAATGTAAGTATTAATAAATATGATCAAGGAGGAATTGTAAACACATTTACAACGCACAGTCCTTTCATTAATTTCGATACATTTATCACAGATGATTTAGTTTTCAATACAAGTTATACTTATAATAACTTCAGAAACCAATCGACAACATTAAATGATTACAGCTTTTGGGATGCGGATTTAACGTATCAAAAAGGAGATAGTAAATGGGAATACAAAATTAAAGCGACAAACTTATTAAATACAAAGTCGTTGAACCAAGATGATTCGAATACTATTTTTAATAGTTCTTCAGTTTACATCGTTCAGCCTCGTTTTGTAACATTTAATATTACGTATAATTTATAA
- a CDS encoding reprolysin-like metallopeptidase, with translation MKRITLVLVFFLCTFQTNAQDSWKKVDYQKRIGRKNLINRNVFPDDYALYHLDIKKFTKELTNISKSEFSKIKLPNDSNQLIEYRIKEISYFSEPLNENYGFIKSYSIEGIQDKTETGKISIGTDGIHITIFSGNHATLYVDPYTKDRNTYIAYNRENYKGKQNSFSCSVENQMGKELIKRSLQNKTPNDGFLRTFRLALNCTGEYAQFHINDQGVNSGTEIQQKAAVLSAMNTTMTRVNGLFERDVSIRMNIILVNGENPLINLDSSTDGFTNNSSSSLLSESQSKCDNIIGNDNYDIGHVFSTGGGGTAILGSVCLTNSKGSGVTGTSLPKGEPFNVDFVAHEIGHQFGATHTFNNSCGGQRWNATAVEPGSGSTIMGYAGICPVDVQSNSDDHFHAVSINRMWNLVRSSPCATLSSTGNNAPVANAGPDVSVPKGTPLILRGNASDSDSNGSLTYIWEQIDIELAPAPPEAVSIGGALFRSFSPSSSSERYLPKLDIVASGATSSTWEVIPSVARELNFSLLVRDNNIDGGAIDRDDLKINVTDADPFVVTSQNTSTIWNVGSTQTITWNVSQTNQVPINCENVRISLSTDGGLSFPIILTNSTPNDGTHDIIVPNYATGSARIMIEGLDNIFYNLNEANFSIVSSSPTFVLSNSTSNQLACNAGNASLEYDLNIDFVNGFNESVTLTAQNAPTGATVSFTPSSVTSDSQIKMVVSNLDGVSPNNYSITINATSNSVNQSVSADLEISDGFFSTFNLAAPINNSQGVSIAPNLTWGNISEAESYDIEIATDNSFNDIVLNANSTTNSYSVTPPLNGSTKYYWRVRGKNTCGIGNYTSTFNFTTENPSYCESTFSDDAGGGDHITNVTFNTIDNTTGNDTVDGYIDYTTQTTDITIGNSYPISVTFDPDGFQDHCYVFIDWNQDFNFDIENERYDLGSISGAIETKTANISVPDNAVLGNTRMRVVVQYFDGTNFILTDGACDSDHSSEWGETEDYTLNIIDNTASVGDFDFTNFNVYPNPSNGNFNITFEVINTESVGIRLFDIRGRLVEEKEFKNTQSTFSEELNLEGINAGLYLLQVQNGNKRTTKKLIVK, from the coding sequence ATGAAAAGAATTACTCTAGTGTTAGTGTTTTTTCTATGCACTTTCCAAACTAATGCTCAAGATTCTTGGAAAAAGGTCGACTATCAGAAACGTATAGGTCGGAAAAATCTCATTAATCGTAATGTTTTTCCTGATGATTATGCTCTATATCATCTCGATATCAAAAAGTTTACAAAAGAACTTACAAACATCTCAAAAAGTGAATTCTCAAAAATCAAATTACCAAATGATTCAAATCAACTGATTGAATATAGAATTAAAGAAATTTCTTACTTCAGCGAACCCTTGAATGAGAATTACGGATTTATAAAATCATATTCAATTGAAGGTATTCAAGATAAAACAGAAACAGGAAAAATTTCTATTGGAACAGATGGTATTCACATTACTATTTTCTCAGGAAACCATGCCACGTTATATGTGGATCCGTATACGAAGGATAGAAACACCTATATCGCTTACAATAGAGAAAATTATAAAGGCAAACAGAACTCTTTTTCTTGCTCAGTTGAAAATCAAATGGGTAAAGAATTAATCAAACGCTCACTTCAAAATAAAACTCCAAATGATGGATTTCTTAGAACCTTTAGACTAGCTCTAAACTGTACTGGTGAGTATGCTCAATTTCATATTAACGATCAAGGCGTAAATAGTGGAACTGAAATTCAACAAAAAGCAGCAGTTTTATCTGCCATGAATACTACCATGACAAGAGTAAATGGTTTATTTGAAAGAGATGTTTCTATTAGAATGAATATCATACTAGTTAATGGGGAAAATCCATTAATAAATTTAGATTCAAGTACTGATGGATTTACAAATAATAGTTCAAGCTCATTACTTTCTGAAAGTCAATCTAAATGCGATAATATCATAGGAAATGATAATTACGATATTGGCCATGTTTTTAGCACAGGTGGTGGCGGAACCGCTATACTAGGTTCTGTTTGTTTAACCAATTCTAAAGGAAGTGGTGTTACAGGTACAAGTTTACCTAAAGGTGAACCTTTTAATGTAGATTTTGTTGCTCATGAAATTGGTCATCAATTTGGAGCTACTCATACATTTAACAATTCTTGTGGTGGACAGCGTTGGAATGCAACTGCAGTTGAACCAGGTAGTGGATCTACCATAATGGGTTATGCCGGAATTTGTCCAGTTGATGTTCAAAGTAATAGTGATGATCATTTCCATGCGGTAAGTATTAATCGAATGTGGAATTTAGTTCGTTCCTCTCCATGTGCTACACTTTCTTCTACTGGAAATAATGCGCCCGTTGCCAATGCCGGCCCTGATGTAAGTGTACCTAAAGGCACTCCTTTAATTTTAAGAGGAAATGCTAGTGATTCTGATAGTAATGGTAGCTTAACTTATATCTGGGAACAGATAGATATTGAATTAGCTCCCGCGCCTCCTGAGGCTGTAAGTATTGGAGGAGCTTTATTTAGATCTTTTTCACCTTCTTCTTCTTCGGAAAGGTATCTTCCTAAATTAGATATTGTAGCATCTGGAGCAACTTCTTCTACTTGGGAAGTTATTCCGAGTGTAGCAAGGGAATTGAATTTTTCATTACTAGTCAGAGATAATAATATTGATGGTGGTGCTATAGATAGAGATGATCTTAAAATAAACGTCACGGATGCGGATCCATTTGTAGTAACTTCTCAAAACACTTCAACAATTTGGAATGTTGGGAGTACACAAACGATTACATGGAATGTTTCTCAAACAAATCAAGTACCTATAAACTGTGAAAATGTTAGAATTTCTCTTTCTACTGATGGAGGTCTATCTTTTCCTATAATTCTAACCAATAGTACTCCTAATGATGGAACACACGACATTATTGTTCCGAATTATGCGACGGGTTCAGCAAGAATAATGATAGAAGGCTTGGATAATATATTTTACAACTTAAACGAAGCTAACTTTTCTATTGTGTCTTCCTCTCCTACTTTTGTACTAAGTAATTCAACCTCAAATCAACTAGCTTGTAATGCAGGAAATGCTTCATTGGAGTACGATTTAAATATAGATTTTGTAAATGGCTTTAATGAAAGTGTTACATTAACAGCACAAAATGCACCAACCGGAGCAACAGTTTCTTTTACTCCTTCTTCAGTTACTAGCGATAGTCAAATAAAAATGGTAGTATCCAATTTAGATGGTGTTTCTCCTAACAACTATAGCATAACGATAAATGCAACCTCCAATTCTGTTAATCAATCTGTATCTGCTGATTTAGAAATTTCTGATGGTTTTTTCTCTACTTTTAATTTAGCCGCCCCGATTAACAATTCACAAGGAGTTAGTATAGCTCCTAATTTAACCTGGGGAAATATTTCCGAAGCGGAATCTTATGATATTGAAATTGCTACAGACAATTCGTTTAACGATATAGTTCTTAATGCGAATTCGACAACTAATTCCTATTCGGTAACTCCTCCTTTAAATGGTTCTACCAAATACTACTGGAGAGTAAGAGGAAAGAACACCTGTGGTATTGGAAATTATACGAGTACTTTTAATTTCACTACGGAAAATCCTTCTTATTGCGAATCTACATTCTCTGATGATGCTGGTGGTGGCGATCATATTACAAACGTAACATTTAATACTATTGATAACACAACTGGAAATGATACCGTAGATGGATATATTGATTATACTACTCAAACAACAGATATAACTATCGGGAATAGCTATCCGATAAGCGTTACGTTCGACCCTGATGGATTCCAAGATCACTGTTATGTTTTTATAGATTGGAATCAGGATTTTAATTTTGACATTGAAAATGAACGATATGATTTGGGTAGCATTTCTGGTGCTATAGAAACAAAAACGGCTAACATTTCTGTTCCGGATAATGCCGTTCTCGGTAATACTAGGATGCGAGTAGTTGTTCAATATTTTGATGGAACAAACTTCATTCTTACAGATGGTGCTTGTGACTCAGATCATTCTTCCGAATGGGGAGAAACAGAAGATTATACTCTTAATATTATTGACAATACAGCTTCTGTAGGCGATTTCGATTTTACTAATTTTAATGTTTATCCTAATCCTTCAAATGGTAATTTCAATATAACTTTTGAAGTTATTAATACAGAAAGCGTAGGAATTAGATTATTTGATATTAGAGGAAGATTAGTTGAAGAAAAAGAATTTAAAAATACTCAAAGCACATTCTCAGAAGAACTAAATCTTGAAGGCATTAACGCTGGACTATACTTATTACAAGTTCAAAATGGAAATAAACGAACTACTAAAAAACTAATTGTAAAGTAA
- a CDS encoding reprolysin-like metallopeptidase, translating into MNRITLVLVLFCAALTNAQSSWKKMDSENFVYRGQKASRNVEPKQFSIYSLNVENFKNELIANAKGSQKLIKLPTYQGSLEEYSVVESSNFTEPLHPKYGFIKSYSIQGTKDKTETGKITIGTNGVHISVYSGNHPTFYVEPYSKDNAYYMSYDRSNIENTNNDFRCLFDDSSMKKQLENNTVYKTPNDGFLRTYRFALNCTGEYAQFHINDQGVGGSSETVQKAAVLSAMNTTMARVNGLFERDLSVRMNIILVSGENPLINLDAATDGFTNDSPGSLLSESQTKCDAIIGNANYDIGHVFSTGGGGVAILGGVCSINSKGRGVTGTNSPKGDFFDVDYVAHEIGHQFGAPHTYNNACGGQRSNNDAVEPGSGSTIMAYAGICEPNVQNNSDDHFHAISVTSMWNRIQGTFCGTTSATGNAAPVANAGSDVTVPKGTPLVLRGSATDTDGTSSLTYNWEQIDNEIVADTPPVSGATGGPLFRSFSSTSSPDRYLPKLATVIGGSTFSTWEVIPAVAREMNFTLLVRDNNSGGGASDRDNIKITVTNDNPFTVTTPNSNVSWTGETSQTITWNKSTTDQAPINCQNVRIKLSTDGGLTFPTVLIESTPNDGSQVVTIPNIPTTTARIMVEAVGNIFYNVNINNFTIVNNPTASVDDFSFTNFNLYPNPSNGNFKITFDVLNTENVIIKLFDIRGRLVETSEFKNTSNTFSEELNFENINSGLYLLQVYNGGEKITKKLVIK; encoded by the coding sequence ATGAACAGAATTACACTTGTATTAGTGCTTTTTTGCGCAGCCCTAACTAACGCACAAAGTTCGTGGAAAAAAATGGATTCCGAAAACTTTGTATATCGTGGTCAAAAAGCGTCAAGAAATGTAGAACCCAAACAATTTTCAATCTACAGTTTAAACGTAGAAAACTTTAAAAATGAACTAATTGCGAATGCAAAAGGTTCTCAAAAATTAATTAAACTGCCAACATATCAAGGTAGTTTAGAAGAATATTCTGTAGTGGAATCTTCTAACTTTACTGAACCATTACACCCTAAGTATGGTTTTATTAAATCTTACTCCATTCAAGGCACAAAAGACAAAACCGAAACTGGTAAAATAACTATTGGTACTAATGGTGTGCATATTTCTGTTTACTCTGGGAATCATCCAACTTTTTATGTTGAACCATATTCAAAAGATAATGCATACTACATGTCATATGACAGATCAAACATAGAAAACACCAATAATGACTTCAGGTGTTTGTTTGATGATAGTTCTATGAAGAAACAACTTGAAAATAATACAGTTTATAAAACTCCAAACGATGGATTTTTAAGAACGTATAGATTCGCACTGAATTGTACTGGTGAGTATGCACAATTCCATATTAATGATCAAGGAGTTGGAGGATCTTCTGAAACTGTTCAAAAAGCAGCCGTTTTATCAGCTATGAATACAACAATGGCAAGAGTAAATGGTTTATTTGAACGAGATCTATCTGTACGAATGAATATTATTTTAGTCAGTGGTGAAAACCCTTTAATCAACTTAGATGCAGCTACCGATGGATTTACAAATGATAGTCCAGGTTCTCTTCTTTCCGAAAGTCAAACAAAATGTGATGCAATTATTGGTAACGCCAATTATGACATCGGGCATGTATTTAGTACCGGTGGCGGAGGTGTTGCAATTTTGGGTGGAGTTTGTAGTATTAATTCTAAAGGAAGAGGTGTTACAGGAACTAACTCTCCAAAAGGTGATTTCTTTGATGTAGATTATGTTGCTCATGAAATAGGACATCAGTTTGGAGCTCCTCATACCTACAATAATGCTTGTGGTGGTCAAAGATCAAATAATGACGCTGTTGAACCCGGAAGTGGTTCTACCATTATGGCATATGCCGGAATTTGTGAACCTAATGTTCAAAATAATAGTGATGATCATTTTCATGCTATTAGTGTTACAAGTATGTGGAATCGAATTCAAGGAACATTTTGCGGTACAACATCAGCTACAGGCAATGCAGCTCCAGTTGCCAATGCTGGTTCTGATGTAACTGTTCCTAAAGGAACTCCTTTAGTTTTAAGAGGAAGCGCTACAGATACCGATGGAACGTCTAGTCTTACATACAATTGGGAGCAAATTGACAATGAAATAGTGGCTGACACCCCACCAGTTTCAGGTGCTACGGGAGGACCATTATTTAGGTCTTTTTCTTCTACATCATCACCAGATAGGTATCTTCCAAAATTAGCTACTGTAATCGGAGGTTCAACTTTTTCAACATGGGAAGTAATTCCGGCAGTAGCCAGAGAAATGAATTTTACCTTATTGGTTCGTGATAACAATTCAGGAGGTGGTGCAAGTGATAGAGATAACATAAAAATTACAGTTACCAATGATAATCCTTTTACGGTGACTACTCCTAACTCAAATGTAAGTTGGACCGGAGAAACTTCACAAACTATAACATGGAACAAATCAACAACTGATCAAGCTCCTATTAATTGCCAAAATGTTAGAATCAAATTATCAACTGATGGTGGTTTAACGTTTCCTACAGTATTAATAGAAAGTACACCAAATGATGGATCACAGGTAGTAACTATTCCAAATATTCCTACTACAACAGCTAGAATTATGGTTGAAGCAGTTGGTAATATTTTTTATAATGTAAATATTAATAATTTTACCATAGTTAATAATCCAACTGCCTCAGTGGATGATTTTAGCTTCACTAATTTTAATCTTTATCCAAATCCTTCAAATGGAAATTTCAAGATTACTTTTGATGTTTTGAATACAGAAAACGTAATTATAAAATTATTTGATATTAGAGGACGATTAGTCGAAACATCGGAATTTAAAAACACTTCAAATACCTTTTCTGAAGAATTAAATTTTGAGAATATCAATTCAGGTTTATATCTATTGCAAGTTTATAACGGAGGTGAAAAAATCACGAAAAAACTAGTAATAAAATAA
- the lipB gene encoding lipoyl(octanoyl) transferase LipB, whose amino-acid sequence MNKNVYLIELFQKDYKSTWDYQADLLQGIIDVKIKNRREELAIPTDNYFLFVEHPHVYTLGKSGDMSNLLLSEKQLENKGIAFYKINRGGDITYHGQGQIVGYPILDLENFFTDIHKYLRFLEEVIIKVIAEYGLKGERSEGETGVWLDVGTPFARKICAMGIRTSRWVTMHGFALNVNTDLGYFDHIIPCGIKGKAVTSMEAELGRKLDVEEVKTKILKHFKELFEVNEFIKKASL is encoded by the coding sequence ATGAATAAAAACGTCTATTTAATCGAATTATTTCAAAAAGATTATAAATCTACATGGGATTACCAAGCAGATTTATTACAAGGAATTATTGATGTAAAGATTAAAAATAGGAGAGAAGAGTTAGCTATTCCTACTGATAATTACTTTTTGTTTGTAGAACATCCTCATGTATATACGCTAGGAAAAAGTGGAGATATGAGCAATTTATTATTATCTGAAAAGCAACTTGAAAATAAAGGAATCGCTTTTTATAAGATCAATAGAGGAGGAGATATAACGTATCACGGTCAGGGACAAATTGTAGGATATCCAATTTTAGATTTGGAAAATTTCTTCACTGACATTCATAAATACCTACGTTTTTTAGAAGAAGTTATTATAAAGGTAATTGCTGAATACGGATTAAAAGGAGAGAGAAGTGAAGGAGAAACAGGTGTTTGGTTAGATGTTGGAACTCCATTTGCGAGAAAAATATGTGCAATGGGAATACGAACCAGTCGTTGGGTAACCATGCATGGTTTTGCGTTAAATGTAAATACAGATTTAGGATACTTTGATCACATTATACCTTGTGGAATTAAAGGAAAAGCTGTTACTTCTATGGAGGCCGAATTAGGTAGAAAACTAGATGTTGAAGAGGTAAAAACGAAAATATTAAAACACTTCAAAGAGTTATTTGAAGTAAATGAATTCATAAAAAAAGCGAGCTTATAG
- a CDS encoding YceI family protein encodes MKKLILSLAVVAIALTSCKGEKKVETKEEVKVEEKVTNPISSFNVNVAESTVTWKGAHPVGEGHNGTVSIEKGVFNVENGTVKAGEFTLDMNTINCADLEGEKKAGLEGHLKAADFFDVAKFPSAKFVIASSEVKEGKLHITGNLTIKDVTKSITIPATLTEEGNDVTLKSETFGVDRTDFGVQYKSGKFFDNLKDKAINDIIEFSFDIKARK; translated from the coding sequence ATGAAAAAACTAATTTTATCACTAGCAGTTGTTGCTATCGCATTAACTTCTTGTAAAGGAGAGAAAAAAGTAGAAACTAAAGAGGAAGTGAAGGTAGAAGAAAAAGTTACAAATCCAATTAGCTCATTCAATGTAAATGTAGCTGAATCAACAGTAACTTGGAAAGGAGCTCACCCAGTTGGAGAAGGTCATAATGGAACTGTTTCTATTGAAAAAGGAGTTTTTAATGTTGAAAATGGAACCGTAAAAGCAGGTGAATTCACTTTAGATATGAACACTATTAATTGTGCTGATTTAGAAGGAGAAAAGAAAGCTGGTTTAGAAGGACACTTAAAAGCTGCTGACTTCTTCGATGTAGCAAAATTCCCTTCTGCTAAATTTGTTATAGCTAGTTCAGAAGTTAAAGAAGGTAAATTACACATTACTGGTAACTTAACAATTAAGGATGTAACTAAAAGTATTACTATTCCTGCAACGTTAACTGAAGAAGGAAACGATGTAACTTTAAAAAGTGAAACATTTGGAGTTGATAGAACTGATTTTGGAGTTCAATATAAATCAGGAAAATTCTTCGACAACTTAAAAGATAAAGCGATTAACGATATCATTGAGTTCTCTTTTGATATTAAAGCTAGAAAGTAA
- the dtd gene encoding D-aminoacyl-tRNA deacylase → MRAVIQRVTKASVTIENKKVASISSGLLILVGIVNEDTKEDIEWLTKKIPNLRIFNDENNVMNKSLLDVNGDAIIVSQFTLHASTKKGNRPSYILAAKPDVAIPLYEQFVSSFETVIEKKVQTGEFGADMKVELLNDGPVTIIIDTKDKK, encoded by the coding sequence ATGAGAGCGGTAATTCAAAGAGTAACTAAGGCTAGCGTTACAATTGAAAATAAAAAAGTAGCTTCAATAAGTTCTGGACTGTTAATTTTAGTTGGAATAGTGAATGAAGATACCAAAGAAGATATTGAATGGTTAACTAAAAAAATTCCCAATCTTAGAATATTTAATGACGAAAATAATGTCATGAATAAGTCGTTACTAGATGTAAATGGAGACGCAATTATAGTCAGTCAATTTACCCTTCATGCATCAACAAAGAAAGGAAACAGACCAAGTTATATTCTTGCTGCTAAACCTGATGTTGCGATCCCTTTATATGAACAATTTGTTTCGTCCTTCGAAACGGTTATTGAGAAAAAAGTTCAAACTGGTGAATTTGGAGCTGATATGAAAGTAGAATTATTGAATGATGGACCAGTAACGATAATAATAGATACAAAAGACAAGAAATAA